Proteins co-encoded in one Cupriavidus taiwanensis genomic window:
- the vapB gene encoding type II toxin-antitoxin system VapB family antitoxin: MPFTRIFRNGNSQAVRIPAELAYPDTDMQFEIERIGDELRIRPARRRLTGLLDVFAAFPGDFMAQGREDQSQADRQGF, encoded by the coding sequence ATGCCTTTCACCCGCATCTTTCGCAACGGCAACTCGCAGGCGGTGCGCATTCCCGCGGAACTAGCCTATCCCGACACGGACATGCAGTTTGAAATCGAGCGGATCGGCGATGAGTTGCGCATCCGCCCCGCGCGACGACGTCTGACCGGACTGCTCGATGTGTTCGCCGCCTTCCCGGGTGACTTCATGGCACAGGGTCGCGAAGACCAGAGCCAGGCAGATCGGCAGGGGTTCTGA
- a CDS encoding PQQ-dependent sugar dehydrogenase: protein MPMPTPLRLLRTAMLAGAVPVIATLAACGESARLPSEAGFGPTPQLPPPNETAIPTVKIAPAIGWAAGQRPVPAEGMAVTAFADQLDHPRWVYVLPNGDVLVAESNAPPKPDDGKGIKGWIMKMVMKRAGAGTPSANRITLLRDSNGDGVADQRSVFLKDVNSPFGMALVGNDFYVAATDALLRFPYQPGQTEISAAPQKVVDLPGGPLNHHWTKSLIASRDGGKLYVTVGSNSNVGENGMDKEVGRAAIWEVDRRTGAHRIFASGLRNPNGMAWEPVTGMLWTAVNERDEIGSDLVPDYITSVRDGGFYGWPYSYYGQHVDQRVKPPAPDLVARALVPDYAVGAHSAALGLAAAGGNSLPARFSEGMFVGLHGSWNRRPLAGYKVIFVPFSQGRPQGAPFDVLTGFVGDDGKARGRPVGVAIDQRGGLLVADDVGNTVWRVSGAR, encoded by the coding sequence ATGCCGATGCCCACCCCCTTGCGCCTGTTGCGCACCGCCATGCTGGCGGGCGCCGTGCCCGTGATCGCCACGCTCGCCGCCTGCGGCGAATCCGCCAGGCTGCCGTCCGAAGCCGGCTTCGGACCCACGCCGCAGCTGCCGCCGCCCAACGAGACCGCCATCCCCACCGTCAAGATCGCGCCGGCCATCGGCTGGGCCGCGGGCCAGCGCCCGGTGCCGGCCGAAGGCATGGCGGTAACGGCCTTCGCCGACCAGCTTGACCATCCGCGCTGGGTCTATGTGCTGCCCAACGGCGACGTGCTGGTGGCCGAGAGCAATGCCCCGCCCAAGCCCGACGACGGCAAGGGCATCAAGGGCTGGATCATGAAGATGGTGATGAAGCGCGCCGGCGCCGGCACGCCCAGCGCCAACCGCATCACGCTGCTGCGCGACAGCAATGGCGACGGCGTCGCCGACCAGCGTTCGGTGTTCCTGAAGGATGTGAATTCGCCCTTCGGCATGGCGCTGGTCGGCAATGATTTCTACGTGGCCGCCACCGACGCGCTGCTGCGCTTCCCCTACCAGCCCGGTCAGACCGAAATCAGCGCCGCGCCGCAGAAGGTGGTCGACTTGCCGGGCGGCCCGCTCAACCACCACTGGACCAAGAGCCTGATCGCCAGCCGCGATGGCGGCAAGCTGTACGTGACCGTGGGCTCGAACAGCAACGTGGGCGAGAACGGCATGGACAAGGAAGTCGGCCGTGCCGCGATCTGGGAGGTGGATCGCAGGACCGGTGCGCATCGCATCTTTGCCAGCGGCTTGCGCAACCCCAACGGCATGGCGTGGGAGCCGGTCACCGGGATGCTGTGGACCGCCGTCAACGAGCGCGACGAGATCGGCAGCGACCTGGTGCCGGACTACATCACCTCGGTGCGCGACGGCGGCTTCTATGGCTGGCCCTACAGCTACTACGGCCAGCATGTGGACCAGCGCGTGAAGCCGCCGGCACCGGACCTGGTGGCCAGGGCCCTCGTGCCCGACTACGCCGTGGGCGCGCACTCCGCCGCGCTCGGCCTGGCCGCCGCCGGCGGCAACAGCCTGCCGGCGCGCTTCAGCGAAGGCATGTTCGTCGGCCTGCATGGCTCATGGAACCGCCGTCCGCTGGCCGGCTACAAGGTCATCTTCGTGCCGTTCAGCCAGGGCCGGCCGCAGGGCGCGCCGTTCGACGTGCTGACCGGGTTTGTCGGCGACGACGGCAAGGCGCGCGGGCGTCCGGTCGGCGTCGCGATCGACCAGCGCGGCGGCCTGCTGGTGGCCGACGATGTCGGCAATACGGTCTGGCGGGTCAGCGGCGCCAGATAG
- a CDS encoding glutathione S-transferase N-terminal domain-containing protein, which yields MPDLSAFPITRKWPAQHPDRIQLYSLPTPNGVKVSIMLEEAGLPYEPHLVRFDTDDQLSPEFLSLNPNNKIPAILDPHGPGGKPLVLFESGAILLYLADKSGQLMPADPARRYETIQWVMFQMGGIGPMFGQVGFFHKFAGKDFEDKRPRDRYVAESRRLLKVLEQRLDGRAWIMGDEYTIADIATLPWVRNLVGFYEAGHLVGFKDFVNVRRVLDAFVQRPAVVKGLDTPHRG from the coding sequence GTGCCCGATCTGTCCGCTTTCCCCATTACCCGCAAATGGCCGGCGCAGCATCCCGACCGCATCCAGCTCTATTCGCTCCCCACGCCCAACGGCGTCAAGGTGTCGATCATGCTGGAGGAGGCCGGCCTGCCGTACGAGCCGCACCTGGTGCGCTTCGATACCGACGACCAGCTGTCGCCCGAATTCCTGTCGCTGAACCCGAACAACAAGATCCCGGCCATCCTCGACCCTCACGGGCCGGGCGGCAAGCCGCTGGTGCTGTTCGAGTCGGGCGCGATCCTGCTGTACCTGGCCGACAAGTCCGGCCAGCTGATGCCGGCCGATCCGGCGCGCCGCTACGAGACCATCCAGTGGGTGATGTTCCAGATGGGCGGCATCGGCCCGATGTTCGGGCAGGTGGGCTTCTTCCACAAGTTCGCGGGCAAGGACTTCGAGGACAAGCGTCCGCGCGACCGCTACGTGGCGGAGAGCCGGCGCCTGCTCAAGGTGCTGGAGCAGCGCCTGGACGGCCGCGCCTGGATCATGGGCGATGAGTACACCATTGCAGACATCGCCACCCTGCCGTGGGTGCGCAACCTGGTTGGCTTCTACGAAGCCGGCCACCTGGTCGGCTTCAAGGACTTCGTCAATGTGCGGCGCGTGCTGGATGCGTTCGTGCAGCGTCCGGCCGTGGTGAAGGGGCTGGATACGCCGCATCGGGGCTGA
- a CDS encoding class I SAM-dependent methyltransferase, giving the protein MDHTADSFRAFELAGWEDPEVVSRYQEHLSHVTRQSVEALLDAAQVAGGQRVLDVASGSGYVAAGAVQRGAESVGIDFAQAQVQLARKLHPEVQYEQADAQALPFGDASFDAVVNGFGLCHMSDPDAALAEAFRVLRPGGRVAFTVWDTPERAVGFGAVYAAIRAYGSMDVDIPVGPNFFLFSDPGHCRSALQQAGFVMPTCRSVPQVWRFSTPDQLFDALAQGTVRAAATLRAQTPKARDEIRAVLRGTVAGYMRGSGFEVPMPAVLAAALKP; this is encoded by the coding sequence ATGGACCACACCGCAGATTCGTTTCGCGCCTTTGAACTGGCTGGCTGGGAAGACCCGGAAGTCGTCAGCCGCTACCAGGAGCACCTGTCGCACGTGACCCGGCAATCGGTCGAGGCCTTGCTGGACGCCGCCCAGGTGGCCGGCGGGCAGCGGGTGCTCGATGTCGCCTCCGGCTCCGGCTACGTCGCGGCCGGGGCGGTGCAGCGCGGGGCCGAGTCGGTCGGCATCGATTTCGCGCAGGCGCAGGTGCAACTGGCGCGCAAGCTCCATCCCGAGGTCCAGTATGAGCAGGCCGACGCGCAGGCGCTGCCGTTCGGCGATGCCAGCTTCGACGCCGTGGTCAATGGCTTTGGCCTGTGCCATATGTCCGACCCGGACGCGGCGCTGGCCGAGGCCTTCCGCGTTCTGCGCCCGGGCGGTCGCGTCGCCTTCACGGTCTGGGACACGCCGGAGCGCGCGGTGGGCTTCGGCGCGGTCTATGCCGCGATCCGCGCCTATGGCTCGATGGATGTCGATATCCCGGTCGGGCCGAACTTCTTCCTGTTCAGCGATCCCGGCCACTGCCGCAGCGCGTTGCAGCAGGCCGGCTTCGTCATGCCGACTTGCCGCAGCGTGCCGCAGGTCTGGCGCTTCTCCACGCCCGACCAGCTGTTCGACGCGCTGGCCCAGGGCACCGTGCGCGCTGCCGCCACGCTGCGCGCCCAGACCCCCAAGGCTCGCGACGAAATCCGCGCCGTGCTGCGCGGCACCGTGGCCGGCTACATGCGCGGCAGCGGCTTCGAGGTGCCGATGCCGGCGGTGCTGGCGGCGGCGCTCAAGCCCTGA
- a CDS encoding type II toxin-antitoxin system VapC family toxin: protein MARFMFDTDMCIYLMKNQPPQVAERFAQCFEGDVVLSAISLAELEYGVTISLDPQGARRALQALIGRVPVLPLNAAAARAYGPVRAATRERKADALDKLIAAHAIAENLTLVTRNVRDFAAYPGLRVEDWTEGQAAAPDR, encoded by the coding sequence ATGGCCAGGTTTATGTTCGATACCGATATGTGCATCTACCTCATGAAGAACCAGCCGCCCCAGGTGGCCGAGCGCTTTGCTCAGTGCTTCGAAGGCGATGTGGTGTTGTCTGCCATCAGTCTGGCCGAACTGGAATACGGTGTCACGATATCGCTTGATCCACAGGGTGCACGGCGCGCCCTGCAGGCGTTGATCGGTCGCGTGCCGGTACTACCGCTCAATGCGGCCGCGGCGCGCGCTTACGGTCCGGTCCGTGCCGCCACGCGCGAACGCAAGGCCGATGCGCTCGACAAGCTGATCGCGGCGCATGCCATTGCCGAAAACCTGACCCTGGTCACGCGCAACGTCCGCGACTTTGCGGCGTATCCCGGCCTGCGCGTCGAAGACTGGACCGAGGGCCAGGCCGCCGCGCCGGACAGATGA
- a CDS encoding acyl-CoA dehydrogenase family protein, producing the protein MQRLIFEAEHDAFRESARRFYQREVGPHGERWREQGCVDREVFRKAGEQGYLLMWADEQYGGAGVQDFRYEQILIEENARHGDSGFFGTLHSRLVAPYIGRIGNEEQRRRLLPAAARGESIFAVAMTEPQTGSDLAGIRTRAEDHGDHWVLNGAKTYISNGQLADVVVVVARTDPERSHGLTLFIVERGMPGFERGRKLRKLGLHSQDTSELFFDNVKVPKANVLGEPGQAFRYLTRHLAEERLIGACGYMASAQVAFDVTLDYVRERKAFGRAIGTFQNSRFKLAELRAQLDALQTFVDQCVLQHNAGTLTVETAASAKLLTSELQGRMVDEGVQLHGGAGYMEEYRICRMYADARISRIYAGSSEIMKEIIGRALGLDDRVKA; encoded by the coding sequence ATGCAACGCCTGATCTTCGAAGCCGAACACGACGCCTTCCGCGAATCCGCCCGCCGCTTCTACCAGCGCGAGGTCGGCCCGCATGGCGAGCGCTGGCGCGAACAGGGCTGCGTGGACCGCGAGGTGTTCCGCAAGGCCGGCGAGCAGGGCTACCTGCTGATGTGGGCCGACGAGCAATACGGTGGCGCCGGCGTGCAGGACTTCCGCTACGAGCAGATCCTGATCGAGGAAAACGCGCGCCACGGTGACTCCGGCTTCTTCGGCACGCTGCACTCGCGACTGGTGGCGCCCTACATCGGCCGCATCGGCAATGAAGAGCAGCGCCGGCGCCTGCTGCCCGCGGCCGCGCGCGGCGAGTCGATCTTTGCCGTGGCCATGACCGAGCCGCAGACCGGCTCGGATCTGGCCGGCATCCGCACCCGCGCCGAGGACCATGGCGACCACTGGGTGCTGAACGGCGCCAAGACCTATATCTCGAACGGCCAGCTGGCCGACGTGGTGGTGGTGGTGGCCCGCACCGACCCGGAGCGCAGCCATGGCCTCACGCTCTTTATCGTCGAACGCGGCATGCCCGGCTTCGAGCGCGGGCGCAAGTTGCGCAAGCTGGGCCTGCACTCGCAGGACACGTCGGAGTTGTTCTTCGACAACGTCAAGGTGCCCAAGGCGAACGTGCTGGGAGAGCCCGGCCAGGCCTTCCGCTACCTGACGCGCCACCTGGCCGAGGAGCGCCTGATCGGGGCCTGCGGCTACATGGCGTCGGCGCAGGTGGCGTTCGATGTCACGCTGGACTACGTGCGCGAGCGCAAGGCCTTCGGGCGCGCCATCGGCACGTTCCAGAACTCGCGCTTCAAGCTGGCCGAACTGCGCGCGCAGCTGGACGCGCTGCAGACCTTTGTCGACCAGTGCGTGCTGCAACACAATGCCGGCACGCTGACGGTCGAGACCGCGGCATCGGCCAAGCTGCTGACCTCGGAGCTGCAGGGGCGCATGGTCGACGAGGGCGTGCAGCTGCACGGCGGCGCCGGCTATATGGAGGAATACCGCATCTGCCGCATGTATGCCGATGCGCGCATCTCGCGCATCTATGCCGGCAGCAGCGAGATCATGAAGGAGATCATCGGCCGCGCCTTGGGGCTGGATGACCGGGTGAAGGCATAG
- the fliL gene encoding flagellar basal body-associated protein FliL → MANTASPPRTGNTGKRGRLLLIGAGVLVVALGAGGFVLGSVLSNRQPAAPAAPAAPVVPPPIFVPLDAFTVNLRSDDGDRFLHTGLSLKVADAATQARLAQYLPEARSRILLLLSARQPAELATVDGKRKLADDIRDTISKPFASGLPAQHVLDVLFTSFVVQ, encoded by the coding sequence ATGGCGAACACGGCTTCCCCTCCCCGGACTGGCAACACAGGCAAGCGCGGCCGGCTGCTGCTGATCGGCGCCGGCGTGCTGGTTGTAGCACTGGGTGCCGGAGGCTTCGTGCTGGGCAGCGTGCTGAGCAACCGCCAGCCGGCGGCGCCCGCCGCGCCCGCCGCCCCGGTGGTCCCGCCGCCGATCTTCGTGCCGCTGGACGCGTTCACCGTCAACCTGCGCAGCGACGACGGCGACCGCTTCCTGCACACCGGGCTGTCGCTGAAGGTGGCTGACGCCGCCACCCAGGCGCGCCTGGCCCAGTACCTGCCCGAAGCGCGCAGCCGCATCCTGCTGCTGCTGTCCGCGCGGCAGCCGGCCGAGCTCGCCACCGTCGACGGCAAGCGCAAGCTGGCCGACGACATCCGCGACACCATCAGCAAGCCGTTTGCCAGCGGCCTGCCGGCGCAACACGTGCTGGACGTGCTGTTCACCTCGTTCGTGGTGCAGTAA
- the acnB gene encoding bifunctional aconitate hydratase 2/2-methylisocitrate dehydratase: MLENYRAHVAERAALGIPPLPLTAKQTAELIELLKNPPAGEEQNLVDLISNRVPAGVDDAAKVKASYLAAVALGKEQCALISRAKATELLGTMLGGYNISPLIELLDDAEVGTVAADALKKTLLMFDAFHDVKEKADQGNANAKAVLQSWADAEWFTSRPEVPQSLTITVFKVPGETNTDDLSPAPDATTRPDIPMHALAMLKNKRDGAAFQPEEDGKRGPVKFIESLKEKGHLVAYVGDVVGTGSSRKSATNSVLWFTGEDIPFIPNKRFGGVCLGNKIAPIFYNTMEDAGALPIELDVSQMEMGDVVELRPYEGKALKNGAVIAEFKVKSDVLFDEVRAGGRIPLIVGRGLTAKAREALGLAPSTLFRLPQNPADTGKGFTLAQKMVGRACGLAEGKGIRPGTYCEPKMTSVGSQDTTGPMTRDELKDLACLGFSADLVMQSFCHTAAYPKPVDVKTHHTLPEFISTRGGISLRPGDGVIHSWLNRMLLPDTVGTGGDSHTRFPIGISFPAGSGLVAFAAATGVMPLDMPESVLVRFKGQMQPGVTLRDLVNAIPLYAIKQGLLTVAKQGKKNIFSGRILEIEGLPDLKVEQAFELSDASAERSAAGCTVRLNKDPIIEYINSNITLLKWMIAQGYQDPRSLQRRIQAMQGWLADPKLLEPDADAEYAAVIEIDLADVHEPIVACPNDPDDVKTLSDVAGAKIDEVFIGSCMTNIGHFRAASKLLEGKRDIPVKLWVAPPTKMDQKQLTEEGHYGVFGTAGARTEMPGCSLCMGNQAQVREGATVMSTSTRNFPNRLGKNTNVYLGSAELAAICSRLGRIPTKDEYMADIGVINQNGDKIYKYMNFDQIEDFKEVADGVTV, encoded by the coding sequence ATGCTTGAAAACTATCGCGCACATGTGGCCGAGCGCGCCGCGCTTGGCATCCCCCCTCTGCCCCTGACCGCCAAGCAGACGGCCGAGCTGATCGAACTGCTGAAGAACCCGCCCGCCGGCGAAGAACAGAACCTGGTGGACCTGATCTCCAACCGCGTTCCCGCCGGCGTCGATGACGCCGCCAAGGTCAAGGCCTCGTACCTGGCCGCCGTGGCGCTGGGCAAGGAACAGTGCGCGCTGATCTCGCGCGCCAAGGCCACCGAGCTGCTCGGCACCATGCTGGGCGGCTACAACATCTCGCCGCTGATCGAGCTGCTCGACGACGCCGAAGTGGGCACCGTTGCCGCCGACGCGCTGAAGAAGACCCTGCTGATGTTCGACGCCTTCCACGACGTGAAGGAGAAGGCCGACCAGGGCAACGCCAATGCCAAGGCCGTGCTGCAGAGCTGGGCCGACGCCGAGTGGTTCACCAGCCGCCCGGAAGTGCCGCAGAGCCTGACCATCACCGTGTTCAAGGTGCCCGGCGAAACCAACACCGACGACCTGTCGCCGGCTCCGGACGCCACCACCCGCCCGGACATCCCGATGCACGCGCTGGCCATGCTGAAGAACAAGCGCGACGGCGCGGCGTTCCAGCCGGAAGAAGACGGCAAGCGCGGCCCGGTCAAGTTCATCGAATCGCTGAAGGAAAAGGGCCACCTGGTCGCCTACGTCGGCGACGTGGTCGGTACCGGTTCCTCGCGCAAGTCCGCCACCAACTCGGTGCTGTGGTTCACCGGTGAAGACATCCCCTTCATCCCGAACAAGCGCTTCGGCGGCGTGTGCCTGGGCAACAAGATTGCCCCGATCTTCTACAACACCATGGAAGACGCCGGCGCGCTGCCGATCGAGCTGGACGTGTCGCAGATGGAAATGGGCGACGTGGTCGAGCTGCGCCCGTACGAAGGCAAGGCGCTGAAGAACGGCGCCGTGATCGCCGAGTTCAAGGTCAAGTCCGACGTGCTGTTCGACGAAGTCCGTGCCGGCGGCCGTATCCCGCTGATCGTCGGCCGTGGCCTGACCGCCAAGGCGCGCGAGGCGCTGGGCCTGGCCCCGTCGACGCTGTTCCGCCTGCCGCAGAATCCGGCCGATACCGGCAAGGGCTTCACGCTGGCCCAGAAGATGGTTGGCCGCGCCTGTGGCCTGGCCGAAGGCAAGGGCATCCGCCCGGGTACGTACTGCGAACCGAAGATGACTTCGGTGGGCTCGCAGGACACCACCGGCCCGATGACCCGCGACGAGCTGAAGGACCTGGCTTGCCTGGGCTTCTCGGCCGACCTGGTGATGCAGTCGTTCTGCCACACCGCCGCCTATCCGAAGCCGGTTGACGTCAAGACGCACCACACCCTGCCCGAGTTCATCAGCACCCGCGGCGGCATCTCGCTGCGCCCGGGCGACGGCGTGATCCACTCGTGGCTGAACCGCATGCTGCTGCCGGATACCGTCGGCACCGGTGGCGACTCGCACACCCGCTTCCCGATCGGCATCAGCTTCCCGGCCGGCTCGGGCCTGGTGGCCTTTGCCGCCGCCACCGGCGTGATGCCGCTGGACATGCCGGAATCGGTGCTGGTCCGCTTCAAGGGCCAGATGCAGCCGGGCGTGACCCTGCGCGACCTGGTCAACGCGATTCCGCTGTACGCGATCAAGCAAGGCCTGCTGACCGTGGCCAAGCAAGGCAAGAAGAACATCTTCTCGGGCCGCATCCTGGAAATCGAAGGCCTGCCCGACCTGAAGGTCGAGCAAGCGTTCGAGCTGTCGGATGCTTCCGCCGAGCGTTCGGCCGCCGGTTGCACGGTGCGCCTGAACAAGGACCCGATCATCGAATACATCAACAGCAACATCACGCTGCTGAAGTGGATGATCGCCCAGGGTTATCAAGATCCCCGCAGCCTGCAGCGCCGTATCCAGGCGATGCAAGGCTGGCTGGCCGATCCGAAGCTGCTGGAGCCGGACGCCGACGCCGAGTACGCCGCCGTGATCGAGATCGACCTGGCCGACGTGCATGAGCCGATCGTGGCCTGCCCGAACGACCCGGACGACGTCAAGACCCTGTCGGACGTGGCCGGCGCCAAGATCGACGAAGTCTTCATCGGTTCGTGCATGACCAACATCGGCCACTTCCGTGCAGCCTCCAAGCTGCTGGAAGGCAAGCGCGACATCCCGGTCAAGCTGTGGGTGGCTCCGCCGACCAAGATGGACCAGAAGCAACTGACCGAGGAAGGCCACTACGGCGTGTTCGGCACGGCTGGTGCGCGTACCGAAATGCCGGGCTGCTCGCTGTGCATGGGCAACCAGGCACAGGTGCGCGAAGGCGCGACCGTGATGTCGACCTCGACTCGCAACTTCCCGAACCGCCTGGGCAAGAACACCAACGTGTACCTGGGCTCGGCGGAACTGGCGGCGATCTGCTCGCGCCTGGGCCGTATCCCGACCAAGGACGAGTACATGGCCGATATTGGCGTCATCAACCAGAATGGCGACAAGATCTACAAGTACATGAACTTCGACCAGATCGAGGACTTCAAGGAAGTGGCCGACGGCGTGACGGTGTAA
- a CDS encoding EamA family transporter — protein sequence MSLTVFAVVLLAAFLHAAWNAVVKGGGDKLLSTVMVAVTAGLMAALALPALPQPAAASWPFIAASVGVHVVYFALVARIYRSADMSLTYPLMRGCAPLLVALASVGWLGEHLSALAWGGIAVISLGILAMAGGARGPRGLPGSREGVWLALLNALVIATYTLIDGTGVRRSGAPVAYAFWIFVLTALPLAAWALATRRQQLGGYVRRNLVFALVGGGGTLASYGLSLWAMTRAPVAPVAALREASILFGALISALLLKERVGAARVGAACLIAAGVATLRFA from the coding sequence ATGTCGCTCACCGTCTTCGCCGTCGTCCTGCTTGCCGCCTTCCTGCATGCCGCGTGGAATGCCGTGGTCAAGGGCGGCGGCGACAAGCTGCTGTCCACCGTGATGGTGGCGGTCACGGCTGGCCTGATGGCCGCGCTGGCGCTGCCGGCGCTGCCCCAGCCGGCGGCCGCCAGCTGGCCCTTCATCGCCGCCTCGGTGGGCGTGCACGTGGTGTACTTCGCGCTGGTGGCGCGCATCTATCGCAGCGCCGACATGAGCCTGACCTACCCGCTGATGCGCGGTTGCGCGCCGTTGCTGGTGGCGCTGGCCAGCGTGGGCTGGCTGGGCGAGCACCTGTCGGCGCTGGCATGGGGCGGCATCGCCGTGATCAGCCTCGGCATCCTGGCCATGGCGGGCGGCGCGCGCGGCCCCCGTGGTCTCCCGGGCAGCCGCGAGGGCGTGTGGCTGGCGCTGCTGAACGCGCTGGTGATCGCCACCTATACCCTCATCGATGGTACCGGCGTGCGCCGCTCCGGCGCGCCGGTGGCCTATGCCTTCTGGATCTTCGTGCTGACCGCGCTGCCGCTGGCGGCGTGGGCGCTGGCGACGCGCCGGCAGCAACTGGGCGGCTACGTGCGGCGCAACCTGGTGTTCGCGCTGGTGGGCGGCGGCGGCACGCTGGCGTCCTACGGGCTGTCGCTGTGGGCCATGACGCGCGCGCCGGTGGCGCCCGTGGCCGCCTTGCGCGAAGCTTCGATCCTGTTCGGCGCGCTGATCTCCGCGCTGCTGCTCAAGGAACGCGTCGGCGCCGCGCGCGTGGGCGCGGCCTGCCTGATCGCCGCCGGCGTGGCGACGCTGCGCTTCGCCTGA
- a CDS encoding LysR family transcriptional regulator, translating into MDIELARTFLQVVRDGSLLAAADKLHVTQTAVTARIKSLEAQLNCRLFERNKAGARLTPDGQRFLGYASQLVQTWEAACRELPLPSGLASLFRYGTEISLGNPLVLLWATRLRQRMPAQAVRAEVGEGAELQRRLQSGALDAALVYQPEYAPGMHVEALMEEKLVLIRSTQRDGGYIYVDWGPEFRRQHDSALPEHARASLYFNLGPLALQYILQYGGSGYFRTRVAQSYLDSGALARVAGAPEFSYPVFLVCAEAPAGPAREAVEMLREIVREESDWSQRWDFPQ; encoded by the coding sequence ATGGACATCGAACTCGCCCGCACCTTCCTCCAAGTCGTGCGCGACGGCAGCCTGCTGGCGGCCGCCGACAAGCTGCATGTCACGCAGACCGCAGTGACCGCGCGCATCAAGAGCCTGGAGGCGCAGCTGAATTGCCGCCTGTTCGAGCGCAACAAGGCGGGGGCGCGGCTGACGCCGGACGGGCAGCGTTTCCTCGGCTACGCCAGCCAGCTGGTGCAGACCTGGGAGGCGGCTTGTCGCGAGTTGCCGTTGCCGTCAGGGCTGGCCAGCCTGTTCCGCTATGGCACGGAAATCAGCCTGGGCAACCCGCTGGTGCTGCTGTGGGCGACGCGGCTGCGCCAGCGCATGCCGGCGCAGGCGGTGAGGGCGGAAGTGGGCGAAGGGGCGGAGCTGCAGCGCAGGCTGCAGTCGGGCGCGCTCGATGCCGCGCTGGTGTACCAGCCGGAATACGCGCCCGGCATGCACGTGGAAGCGCTGATGGAAGAGAAGCTGGTGCTGATCCGTTCAACGCAGCGCGACGGCGGCTATATCTATGTCGACTGGGGCCCGGAGTTTCGCCGCCAGCATGACAGCGCGTTGCCGGAGCATGCGCGCGCGTCGCTGTACTTCAACCTGGGGCCGCTGGCGTTGCAGTACATCCTGCAGTACGGCGGCAGCGGCTATTTCCGCACGCGGGTGGCGCAAAGCTACCTGGACAGCGGGGCCCTTGCGCGTGTCGCCGGCGCGCCGGAGTTTTCGTATCCCGTGTTCCTGGTTTGCGCGGAGGCGCCCGCGGGACCGGCGCGCGAAGCCGTGGAGATGCTGCGCGAAATCGTGCGTGAGGAATCCGACTGGTCCCAACGCTGGGACTTTCCGCAATAG